The window AAAATTACCGTCGCCGTAGAACAATCGAGCGACCATCCACTAGCGAAGGCTATTGTTAATGACGGACTGAAAAAGATCGATGGCAGTGACTTACCGAAAGTCAATAGCCTGGAGGCCATTCCTGGCAAAGGCATTAAAGCCGACCTGAATAATGAAAATGTTTTTATCGGCAATGTCGAATTATTTGAAAATAAAAAAGAGCTAGATATTTCGACCCCCATTAAAGAGACCTTAATCAATCTTGCCTCGGATGGAAAAACGACTATGCTTATCAGTAAAGGAAATACTTTTGTCGGAATATTAGCGCTCATGGATATTCCTCGCACCGAAGCCATCCCGACAATTAAGCAGTTAAAAAGCCTTGGAATAAAACAAATAATCATGATCTCTGGTGATCATGGATTAGTTGCCAGCTCCATAGCTAAAAAAATAGGCCTGACTGATGCCTGGGGTGAACTATTACCTGAAGAAAAAGTAGAGGCCATAAAAAGACTAAAACATAAAAACGGAAAAGTTGCTATGGTTGGAGATGGTGTTAACGACGCCCCGGCAATGGCGCATAGCACCGTAGGAATCGCAATGGGAGCGGCTGGCAGTGATGTAGCTTTAGAGACAGCCGATATTGCTTTAATGGCCGACAGCTTAGATAAATTGCCTTTTGCCATTGCTTTAAGCAGAAAAACCAAAAAGATTATCAAACAAAACCTTTTTATAAGTTTGGGCATGGTGGCTATACTAATTCCGTTAACTATTACAGGTATAGCTACTATCGGGCCCGCAGTATTGATGCACGAGGGCTCGACACTTGTTGTTGTATTTAATGCGCTAAGGCTCCTGGCTTATGAAGCTAAAATCACATGATATAATTTCAATAAAAAAGCGGGCTTCAAAATAAAGCCCGCTTTTGTTCATCTGTATAGTGTCTTTATGAAAAGTATATATATATACCAATTACTATCAAACTGATAATTGTTCCTGCGATGGCAGCGTGTTTATATGGAGTAATATCCACTTGCTTTGTATATTCCAGTTCAAAATCTGTACTCCTCGGATATAGCTTACCGATAAGAAGCATGATCGCTACATTGGTTACAAACAAAATAGCCATGACATGCAAATAATGCGGATATGCCAAAGTAGCAATTTCTGCAAGCCTGTCTTCATCTAATATTCCTGCCGCTTTTGCTTTTTCAACAGCATTTGCTGACACTATCGGCTTGATAACAAACTGACTTATTATATATAAAATACACCCTGAAAGGATTCCGATTTTAGCTGCAATTGCCGGTACGCGTTTAGTTAGGTATCCCACAACAATAATTGTCAGGATAGGGATACTATAACATCCGTTTACTTCTTGTAAATAACCGAACAGTCCTTGGGGTGCCTTGGCAATAAGCGGAGCTATAAGCATTGAAAATACTGCCAATAAGATCCCAAAATACTTTCCGTTCTTGATAATTTTAACCTCAGAAGCATTCTTGTCTATATATTCCTTATAAAAATCAATGCTGAAAAGTGTAACTGCACTATTCAAGCCGCTATTGAATGAACTTAAGATTGCTCCGAACAAAACTGCTGCAAAGAATCCTATCCATACTGTCGGAAGTACTTTGTTCACCAACATCGGGTATGCCTGATCCGGAGTTTCCAGATCTGCACCGAAAATATAAAAGGCAATAATACCGGGCAACACCACAATTAAAGGCCCGAGTATTTTAATAAACGCTGCGAGCATTAATCCTTTTTGTCCCTCTTTCAGGTTTTTTGCAGCTAAAGCTCTTTGAATAATAGCCTGATTAGTACCCCAGTAAAAAAGTTGTACTAACATCATTCCCGTGAAAATGGTCGAAAAAGGCACAGAAGCAGTAGCCGTTCCCATCGAGTTAAATTTATCCGGTGCATGCTCCACCAGTTTGGTAATCCCTTCGCCAATCGAACCGTCTCCTATGTACAATAACCCAAAAATCGGAATCAGGAGTCCTCCGGTCAATAGACCTATAGCATTAATACTATCGGAAACAGCCACAGCCTTCAGACCTCCGAAGATGGCATAAACAGATCCTACAATACCTATTCCCCATACGGTTATCCAAATGGATGTATCATGCGATACTCCTAACAATTCGGGAATATTAAACATGGTGCTTATTGCCAGAGAACCTGAATAAAGCACTATTGGAAGTAAGATCACAATATATCCCAGTAAGAACAAACCGGATGCAATCGTCTTTGTTGCCTTATCATACCTGGTTTCTAAAAATTGTGGTACTGTTGTTAACCCTCCTTTCAGATATCTTGGCAACAGAAAAATGGCTGTAATGACCATTGCTATGGCTGCTAGGGTTTCCCATGCCATTACCAAAATGCCTTCGGAGTAAGCCGCTCCATTCAGACCTACGATTTGTTCTGTCGACAAGTTGGTTAGCAATAAAGAACCGGCTACGACCCCTGCCGTTAAGCTCCGTCCTCCTAAAAAATATCCATCGCTTGTTTTTTCATTAGTTTTACGCGTAGCTAAATATGCTATAACCCCTACCAATAAGGTAAATCCAATAAATGAAAGTATTGCCATAAGTAAAGTTTCGTTTAGGTTGCCGAATTTATAATTTTATATCTAATTTTTTATACAAACCCTACCAGAGTATCGCTTTTTTTATTAAATATATCGTTTTAACACTAATTAAAATTGCCAATCAGTCAAGTCTGGTGGTTTTATTCAATGATCACCTTAAAAGAATCTAATAACCCCAGGGCATTGTCCTTTGAGAATAATGCTCCCGTCATTTTATTCGCGACCGGATTCATCGATAAATTAAAAGATGTCCTGAAGTCTGTTTTGTTTAGGTTTGTATTCTCGAAAATTGATGCTTTAAGATCGCATCTGTCAAAAATTGCTTCCTGAAGATCTGCCCGGGTAAAATCAACACCGACCAACTTACAACCGGTAAACCCGGACTTTTTGAGAATACGCTTATAAAATGACGACATATCCAGCTGGCATTCTTCAAAACTGACCGCAAACATATAGTCATTGCAGGAATCGAATGCAAGTCCTAAAAGCTTACACCCTTTAAAAGAAACATGATTAAAAACCGTATTATTAATTTGTACACCGCTCAAATCACAATCCACAAACTTACAGTCCGTAAAATTAATATTCGACAGGTTTACATTTGAAAAGATACAGCTTGTAAAAGTACAATCCTCATAGTCTGCTTTTTCAAAAAGCTGGTCCATATAATTAATCCCTTCATAATGCTGATCATCGATATAATTTAAACTCATTTGATTCTTGTATCCTTTTTTAATGATTGGTTAAACCTTTTTACAACCGTCCTGCTAAAACGAGCCCGGAGCAAGCTCACAAGCCGGAATAAATCTCGATTATCGGGTAAAGCAGCGGCTGTCGTATTTTAATGCTGTACCACCAGTAACAATATTTTATTTTTTTAATACTGAAAATTCAATCCTGGAAGAATTATAGACTCTATGTACCTGTTTTTTAAAATCCTCTTCTTTTGCTTCAAAAATATTATCTACATATGTCTGAGGGTTCAGGTCAATGTATGGAAACCAGGTACTTTGTATCTGGATCTGAATCTTATGTCCTTTCTTAAAAGTGTGATATACATCTTGAAGCTTGATATTGACGTCGGTTATTTCATTCGGCACAAAGGGTTCTGGATTCTCAAAACTATTTCTAAAACGTCCTCTCAGCACTTCGCTTCTTACCATCATGTGGTAATTACTCATTTTAAGATATTCCTGCGTTTCGGGGTAATCTTCTGCATCAGGCGGATAAACATCTATAAGCTTCACTACCCAATCGGCCGATGTTCCGGTGGTAGACACCTTTAGTTGAGAAAGAATATCTCCTACCATTGTCAGATCTTTTTTCAATACATCTGTTTCAAAAACCAATACATCGGGTCTTCGGGCAGCAAAACGCTGATCGTCGGTCATATATTTACGAGGTGTAAATACCATTTTAATATCTTCAGAATACGGCACCGGTTTTTTAGGATCACTAATAAATTCTTCAAAAGAAAAATCCAGGGTCGTTATTTCGGCCAGTCTTCCTTTATTCAATGTATAGCTCTTCTTTTCTATATTCTCTGGAGGCCAGGTTTCGTATGTACTCCAGGCTCTTTCACCGGTATCAAATACGTATGCCTCAGGCAATCCTGATTCATTACCACCGTGGCCCTTTAAAAAATGATGAAAAAATCTAGACTCTATCTCTTCCTGATAGAATTTAGAGATATCATCGCCAAAATACACATTCCCTATTGCTTGCCTTTTATTGGTTCTTGCCCAGTCGCCATGACTCCATGGCCCCATGACAATGGTATTGTAATTTTCACTCCTCTTTTCAATGTTTTTATAGGTTTCAAGCGGACCGTATAGATCTTCTGCATCGAACCATCCGCCCACAATCATGGTTGCCGGTTTTATATCCTCCAAATGTTGAATTATGCCCCTTGATTTCCAAAACTCGTCATAATTGGGATGTTCTTTTAGTTGTTGCCAGAATACATTATCTTCTTTATAATAGGTGTCCAAATTAGACAGTGGTCCTGCATCTAAGAAAAACTGGTATTGATCTTCTGTTCCTAATTCAGGAAAACTGTACCAGCTTTTCGTTGTCGGCTCATCTTTCATATAACCAAACAAGGCGGTTGCTCGCCAGTAACTCAGTAAATACGCTCCATTATGATGAAAATCGTCGAAAAAGAAATCGCCTATACATGCCTGGGGCGAGACTGCTTTTAATGCTTTATGATTTGACAATAGAGAATATGTTGAATAGAAACCGGGATATGAGATCCCCCAAACGCCTACTTTTCCGTTATTATTGGGGACGTTCTTTACCAACCAATCTATCGTATCGTATGTATCAGATGCCTCGTCTATTTCTTTTCGCTTTTTATTGGGGATAAATGCCCGCATATTATCATATACCCCCTCACTGTTCCACCTTCCTCTCACATCCTGGTATACAACAATGTACCCTTCTTTCATCATGTTCTCGTTCGGACCAATCTTAGACCGGAATTCACTTTCTCCGTATGG of the Zhouia spongiae genome contains:
- a CDS encoding CocE/NonD family hydrolase; translated protein: MKKLLLLFLLVSVSCITAQTDYNIKEHYTKKEVTIEMRDGIKLHTTIYSPKDTSKEYPIIMQRTPYSCAPYGESEFRSKIGPNENMMKEGYIVVYQDVRGRWNSEGVYDNMRAFIPNKKRKEIDEASDTYDTIDWLVKNVPNNNGKVGVWGISYPGFYSTYSLLSNHKALKAVSPQACIGDFFFDDFHHNGAYLLSYWRATALFGYMKDEPTTKSWYSFPELGTEDQYQFFLDAGPLSNLDTYYKEDNVFWQQLKEHPNYDEFWKSRGIIQHLEDIKPATMIVGGWFDAEDLYGPLETYKNIEKRSENYNTIVMGPWSHGDWARTNKRQAIGNVYFGDDISKFYQEEIESRFFHHFLKGHGGNESGLPEAYVFDTGERAWSTYETWPPENIEKKSYTLNKGRLAEITTLDFSFEEFISDPKKPVPYSEDIKMVFTPRKYMTDDQRFAARRPDVLVFETDVLKKDLTMVGDILSQLKVSTTGTSADWVVKLIDVYPPDAEDYPETQEYLKMSNYHMMVRSEVLRGRFRNSFENPEPFVPNEITDVNIKLQDVYHTFKKGHKIQIQIQSTWFPYIDLNPQTYVDNIFEAKEEDFKKQVHRVYNSSRIEFSVLKK
- a CDS encoding solute:sodium symporter family transporter, with translation MAILSFIGFTLLVGVIAYLATRKTNEKTSDGYFLGGRSLTAGVVAGSLLLTNLSTEQIVGLNGAAYSEGILVMAWETLAAIAMVITAIFLLPRYLKGGLTTVPQFLETRYDKATKTIASGLFLLGYIVILLPIVLYSGSLAISTMFNIPELLGVSHDTSIWITVWGIGIVGSVYAIFGGLKAVAVSDSINAIGLLTGGLLIPIFGLLYIGDGSIGEGITKLVEHAPDKFNSMGTATASVPFSTIFTGMMLVQLFYWGTNQAIIQRALAAKNLKEGQKGLMLAAFIKILGPLIVVLPGIIAFYIFGADLETPDQAYPMLVNKVLPTVWIGFFAAVLFGAILSSFNSGLNSAVTLFSIDFYKEYIDKNASEVKIIKNGKYFGILLAVFSMLIAPLIAKAPQGLFGYLQEVNGCYSIPILTIIVVGYLTKRVPAIAAKIGILSGCILYIISQFVIKPIVSANAVEKAKAAGILDEDRLAEIATLAYPHYLHVMAILFVTNVAIMLLIGKLYPRSTDFELEYTKQVDITPYKHAAIAGTIISLIVIGIYIYFS
- a CDS encoding pentapeptide repeat-containing protein, producing the protein MSLNYIDDQHYEGINYMDQLFEKADYEDCTFTSCIFSNVNLSNINFTDCKFVDCDLSGVQINNTVFNHVSFKGCKLLGLAFDSCNDYMFAVSFEECQLDMSSFYKRILKKSGFTGCKLVGVDFTRADLQEAIFDRCDLKASIFENTNLNKTDFRTSFNLSMNPVANKMTGALFSKDNALGLLDSFKVIIE